From Streptomyces sp. NBC_01460, a single genomic window includes:
- a CDS encoding ACT domain-containing protein, with protein MTGERDLRTLLHGLRPELKPGRYAWTTLPGGEVPAGVTPIVTVSEEEGLTLVVPEAHALASGLAYDFVSAWITLRVYSALDAVGLTAAVSLALTDAGISCNVVAGFHHDHLFVPYTRAAEAVRVLEALAAESV; from the coding sequence ATGACCGGCGAGCGCGATCTCCGAACCCTCCTGCACGGCCTGCGACCCGAGCTGAAGCCCGGTCGCTACGCCTGGACGACCCTGCCCGGCGGTGAGGTGCCCGCCGGGGTCACCCCGATCGTCACCGTGTCCGAGGAGGAAGGGCTGACGCTCGTCGTCCCCGAAGCGCACGCCCTGGCCTCAGGACTCGCGTACGACTTCGTATCCGCCTGGATCACGCTCCGTGTGTACTCCGCCCTGGACGCGGTCGGGCTGACCGCCGCGGTCTCCCTGGCCCTCACGGACGCGGGGATCAGCTGCAACGTGGTCGCGGGATTCCACCACGACCACCTGTTCGTGCCGTACACGCGGGCGGCCGAGGCGGTACGCGTGCTCGAGGCCCTGGCGGCGGAGTCCGTGTAG
- a CDS encoding right-handed parallel beta-helix repeat-containing protein — protein sequence MSKRHMKCLAGITVSTATALGLAAVPSTASAPRDLVVRPGGSIQRAVDAARPGDTVLIEPGTYRESVLITTPGLTLRGTGGRTVISPAAKTAKTTKTAKATKAVRAANACATGGNGICVVGTKGHTVDGVKIRALTVSGFTKSGIWASWTDGLSVRAVTARKNGTWGIAQERSTRGDFRRNTAAKNGDAGIFVANSVSEEGGATDTKGTVVLDNAVTGNRIGVTARRVRNLVVDGNLLAGNCSGVFVVGDESKPAAGAMTISGNRILENNKFCPATPRLSAIQGSGIVLTGSEATVVRDNVVRDNVGTTPLSGGILLFKSFVGALNTDNSISGNLVRGNKPADLANRDTAGKGNSFVSNTCGTSVPAGMCAG from the coding sequence ATGAGCAAAAGACACATGAAATGCCTGGCGGGTATCACCGTCTCCACAGCCACGGCGCTGGGTCTCGCGGCCGTCCCCTCCACCGCGTCCGCGCCCCGTGACCTCGTGGTGCGGCCGGGCGGTTCGATCCAGCGTGCGGTGGACGCGGCGCGGCCCGGCGACACCGTCCTCATCGAGCCCGGCACGTACCGCGAGAGCGTCCTGATCACCACGCCCGGCCTGACCCTTCGTGGGACCGGGGGCCGCACGGTCATCTCGCCGGCGGCCAAGACCGCGAAGACCACGAAGACGGCCAAGGCCACCAAGGCGGTCAGGGCCGCCAACGCCTGCGCCACCGGTGGCAACGGCATCTGCGTCGTCGGGACCAAGGGCCACACGGTCGACGGCGTGAAGATCCGCGCGCTGACCGTCTCCGGCTTCACCAAGAGCGGCATCTGGGCGTCCTGGACCGACGGGCTCAGCGTCCGCGCGGTGACCGCCCGGAAGAACGGCACCTGGGGCATCGCCCAGGAGCGTTCGACCCGCGGTGACTTCCGTCGCAACACCGCCGCCAAGAACGGCGACGCGGGGATCTTCGTCGCCAACTCGGTCAGCGAGGAGGGCGGGGCGACCGACACCAAGGGAACGGTCGTCCTGGACAACGCGGTGACCGGGAACCGTATCGGTGTCACCGCACGCCGGGTGAGGAACCTCGTCGTCGACGGCAACCTCCTCGCCGGCAACTGCAGCGGGGTCTTCGTCGTGGGTGACGAGTCCAAGCCGGCCGCCGGGGCGATGACGATCAGCGGCAACCGCATCCTCGAGAACAACAAGTTCTGTCCGGCGACCCCGCGCCTGTCCGCGATCCAGGGCTCCGGCATCGTCCTCACCGGCAGCGAGGCCACGGTCGTGCGGGACAACGTCGTCCGCGACAACGTCGGCACGACGCCTCTCTCCGGCGGCATCCTCCTGTTCAAGAGCTTCGTGGGCGCGCTCAACACGGACAACAGCATCAGCGGGAACCTCGTCCGGGGGAACAAGCCGGCCGACCTCGCCAACCGCGACACCGCGGGCAAGGGCAACAGCTTCGTCAGCAACACGTGCGGGACGTCCGTCCCGGCCGGCATGTGTGCCGGATGA
- a CDS encoding methyltransferase, with amino-acid sequence MTTVSPTPDTTPAATPLTAPQVSVTPSPPPSMRLRELAFGAACAAAVRAAARLGVADALGETPASAADLALVVDAEPVPLQRLLRALCCYGIFSETPDGTFVHSEMSRLLREDDPNSLRYIALWCTEPWTWEVWPRLDDAVRSGTSVFPETFGKGFFEYLHQDAGESAQVFNRAMTTSSVQSAQDVADLLDLTGVSSVVDIGGGQGHVLASLLEKHPSVHGTLLDLPGVVARADARLRDGGRLADRVRIVPGDCREDVPVEADLYIIKNILEWDDESTRRTLRNVVAAARPGARVVIIENLVDDTPSMRFTTAMDLLLLLNVGGAKHTRESLVGRMSEAGLQVGEIHPVNAYLHAFECVVP; translated from the coding sequence ATGACCACCGTGAGTCCCACCCCCGACACCACTCCCGCCGCCACTCCCCTCACCGCGCCCCAGGTGTCCGTCACCCCGTCACCGCCGCCGTCCATGCGGCTGCGGGAACTCGCGTTCGGGGCGGCCTGCGCCGCGGCCGTGCGTGCGGCGGCCAGGCTGGGTGTCGCCGACGCGCTGGGCGAGACGCCGGCATCGGCCGCGGACCTCGCCCTGGTCGTGGACGCGGAGCCCGTGCCTCTGCAGCGGCTGCTGCGCGCGCTCTGCTGCTACGGGATCTTCAGCGAGACGCCGGACGGCACGTTCGTCCACTCGGAGATGTCCCGGCTGCTGCGGGAGGACGACCCGAACAGCCTCCGCTACATCGCCCTGTGGTGCACGGAGCCCTGGACCTGGGAGGTCTGGCCCCGGCTCGACGACGCGGTCCGCTCCGGCACGAGCGTCTTCCCTGAGACGTTCGGGAAGGGCTTCTTCGAGTACCTCCACCAGGACGCGGGCGAGTCCGCCCAGGTCTTCAACCGGGCGATGACGACCTCCAGCGTGCAGTCCGCCCAGGACGTGGCCGACCTGCTGGACCTCACCGGGGTGTCCTCGGTGGTCGACATCGGCGGCGGTCAGGGGCACGTCCTCGCGAGCCTGCTGGAGAAGCACCCCTCGGTGCACGGAACCCTCCTCGACCTGCCGGGCGTCGTCGCACGTGCGGACGCCAGGCTGCGCGACGGCGGCCGGCTCGCGGACCGCGTACGGATCGTGCCCGGGGACTGCCGTGAGGACGTTCCCGTCGAGGCGGACCTCTACATCATCAAGAACATCCTCGAGTGGGACGACGAGAGCACCCGCCGCACCCTGCGCAACGTCGTCGCCGCCGCGCGCCCCGGCGCCCGTGTGGTGATCATCGAGAACCTCGTCGACGACACCCCGTCGATGCGGTTCACCACCGCCATGGACCTGCTGCTCCTGCTGAACGTCGGCGGTGCGAAGCACACCCGGGAGAGCCTGGTCGGGCGGATGTCCGAGGCGGGCCTGCAGGTGGGCGAGATCCACCCCGTCAACGCGTACCTGCACGCCTTCGAGTGCGTCGTGCCGTAA
- a CDS encoding TcmI family type II polyketide cyclase — protein sequence MHHALIVARMAPESAPDIAELFAASDNTDLPHLVGVNRRTLFQFGDVYLHLIESDRPPGPEIAKVMEHPEFKAISDRLTAFVSPYDPQTWRGPKDAMAQQFYRWQSDSSA from the coding sequence ATGCACCACGCACTGATCGTCGCCCGGATGGCGCCCGAGTCCGCTCCGGACATCGCGGAGCTGTTCGCGGCGTCCGACAACACCGATCTGCCCCACCTCGTCGGCGTGAACAGGCGCACCCTGTTCCAGTTCGGCGACGTGTACCTGCACCTGATCGAGTCCGACCGGCCTCCGGGCCCGGAGATCGCCAAGGTGATGGAACACCCGGAGTTCAAGGCCATCAGTGACCGGCTGACCGCCTTCGTGAGCCCGTACGACCCGCAGACCTGGCGCGGTCCGAAGGACGCGATGGCCCAGCAGTTCTACCGGTGGCAGAGCGACAGTTCCGCCTGA
- a CDS encoding SRPBCC family protein codes for MSGHTENEITIAAPLDLVWDMTNDLENWPQLFSEYAAVEVMKREGQKTTFRLTMHPDDNGKVWSWVSERTTDRQGRNVRARRVEPGPFQHMDIRWEYSEVPGGTRMHWRQDFAMRPDAPVDDAWMTDNINRNSRVQLELIRDKIEQRDRERRSAAVPAN; via the coding sequence GTGTCCGGACACACCGAGAACGAGATCACCATCGCCGCCCCCCTGGACCTCGTCTGGGACATGACGAACGATCTCGAGAACTGGCCGCAGCTGTTCAGCGAGTACGCGGCCGTCGAGGTCATGAAGCGCGAGGGCCAGAAGACGACCTTCCGTCTCACGATGCACCCCGACGACAACGGCAAGGTCTGGAGCTGGGTCTCCGAGCGCACCACGGACCGCCAGGGCCGCAACGTACGCGCCCGCCGGGTCGAGCCCGGCCCGTTCCAGCACATGGACATCCGGTGGGAGTACTCGGAGGTCCCGGGCGGCACGCGCATGCACTGGCGCCAGGACTTCGCGATGCGCCCCGACGCCCCGGTCGACGACGCGTGGATGACCGACAACATCAACCGCAACTCCCGCGTCCAGCTGGAGCTCATCCGCGACAAGATCGAGCAGCGCGACCGCGAGCGCCGCTCCGCCGCGGTCCCCGCCAACTGA
- a CDS encoding acyl carrier protein, whose translation MTAQLTYEELAVLMKNGAGLTVDPAEMAGRPGSAFDEYGLDSLGLLGIVAALENRYGRPLPADADRCKTPGEFLDLVNNTPVTGV comes from the coding sequence ATGACCGCTCAGCTGACGTACGAGGAACTGGCCGTCCTGATGAAGAACGGCGCCGGCCTCACGGTCGACCCGGCGGAGATGGCCGGCCGCCCCGGCTCGGCCTTCGACGAGTACGGCCTGGACTCCCTCGGGCTGCTCGGCATCGTGGCCGCGCTCGAGAACCGGTACGGCCGCCCGCTGCCGGCCGACGCCGACCGGTGCAAGACGCCCGGCGAGTTCCTCGACCTCGTGAACAACACCCCAGTGACAGGAGTCTGA
- a CDS encoding beta-ketoacyl synthase N-terminal-like domain-containing protein codes for MNTSATPAHRSSVITGIGVVAPNGTGAGAFWKQTQEGVSVLDLVSREGCENLPLRVAGEVRDFDPVAFIEERFLVQTDRFTHYAMAAADLALDDARLGRADYEGAPFKVGVVTAAGSGGGEFGQRELQRLWGEGSRFVGPYQSIAWFYAASTGQISIRGGFKGPCAVVASDEAGGLDALMHAARSIRRGTDAVVVGAAEAPLAPYSVVCQLGYEDLSLCEEPTRAYRPFTADACGFVPAEGGAMLVVEEETAARARGARIRAELAGHAATFTGASRWDDSRAGLARAIEGALREARCAPEEIDVVFADGLGVPAADRAEALAIADALGAHGRRVPVTVPKTGTGRAYCGAPVLDTSAAVLAMEHGLIPPTPNVFEVCHDLDVVTGRARPAELRTALVLSRGLMGSNSALVLRRPTDTPL; via the coding sequence ATGAACACCTCGGCAACCCCGGCGCACCGAAGCTCCGTCATCACGGGGATCGGTGTCGTCGCCCCCAACGGGACGGGCGCCGGTGCCTTCTGGAAGCAGACCCAGGAAGGCGTCAGCGTTCTCGACCTGGTGTCCCGCGAGGGCTGCGAGAACCTGCCGCTGCGGGTCGCGGGCGAGGTCAGGGACTTTGATCCTGTCGCGTTCATCGAGGAGCGCTTCCTCGTCCAGACCGACCGCTTCACGCACTACGCGATGGCGGCCGCCGACCTCGCCCTGGACGACGCACGGCTCGGACGGGCGGACTACGAGGGTGCGCCGTTCAAGGTGGGCGTCGTCACCGCCGCCGGGTCCGGCGGCGGTGAGTTCGGCCAGCGTGAACTGCAACGGCTGTGGGGGGAGGGCTCCCGCTTCGTCGGGCCCTACCAGTCCATCGCCTGGTTCTACGCGGCCAGCACCGGCCAGATCTCGATCCGCGGCGGCTTCAAGGGACCGTGCGCCGTCGTGGCCAGCGACGAGGCGGGCGGCCTGGACGCGCTCATGCACGCCGCCCGTTCCATCCGCCGGGGCACGGACGCCGTGGTCGTCGGCGCGGCCGAGGCACCGCTCGCGCCGTACTCGGTCGTCTGCCAGCTCGGCTACGAAGACCTCAGCCTCTGCGAGGAACCCACCCGCGCCTACCGGCCGTTCACCGCCGACGCCTGCGGCTTCGTGCCGGCCGAGGGCGGGGCCATGCTGGTGGTCGAGGAGGAGACGGCGGCCCGCGCCCGCGGTGCCAGGATCCGGGCCGAACTGGCCGGCCACGCCGCCACCTTCACCGGTGCGTCACGGTGGGACGACTCCCGCGCGGGTCTGGCCCGGGCGATCGAAGGCGCGCTGCGCGAAGCCCGCTGCGCGCCGGAGGAGATCGATGTGGTCTTCGCCGACGGGCTCGGTGTCCCCGCGGCGGACCGGGCCGAGGCGCTGGCCATCGCCGACGCCCTCGGCGCGCACGGACGGCGGGTGCCGGTGACGGTGCCCAAGACCGGGACCGGCCGCGCCTACTGCGGAGCTCCCGTGCTGGACACGTCGGCCGCCGTGCTCGCCATGGAGCACGGGCTGATCCCGCCGACGCCCAACGTCTTCGAGGTCTGCCACGACCTCGACGTCGTCACCGGGCGGGCGCGTCCCGCCGAACTGCGCACGGCGCTCGTGCTGAGCCGCGGCCTCATGGGCTCCAACTCCGCCCTGGTGCTGCGCCGCCCCACCGACACCCCGCTCTGA
- a CDS encoding beta-ketoacyl-[acyl-carrier-protein] synthase family protein, translated as MTRRVAVTGVGVVAPGGIGAPAFWDLLANGRTATRGITLFDPAEFRSRIAAECDFDPVAHGLDTELIARSDRYIQFALVAAREALGDAGLDLEREDPWRIGVSLGTAVGGTTRLEHDYVAVSGSGSRWDVDHRPAGAHLERAFAPSTLASAVAEEVGAHGPVQTVSTGCTSGLDAIGYAFHSVEEGRVDICVAGASDTPITPITVACFDAIKATSANNDDPEHASRPFDARRDGFVMGEGGAVLILEELEHARARGATVYCEISGYATFGNAYHMTGLTTEGLEMAEAINTALAHARLDGSQVDYVNAHGSGTKQNDRHETAAVKRALGAHAYKVPMSSIKSMVGHSLGAIGAIEIAACVLALKHQTVPPTANYETADPECDLDYVPRTARPLKLRSVLSVGSGFGGFQSAVALTRSGGRTP; from the coding sequence ATGACCCGGCGCGTGGCCGTCACCGGGGTCGGTGTCGTCGCACCCGGTGGCATCGGAGCCCCGGCGTTCTGGGACCTGCTCGCGAACGGCCGTACCGCGACACGCGGCATCACGCTGTTCGACCCGGCTGAGTTCCGTTCGCGTATCGCCGCCGAGTGCGACTTCGACCCGGTCGCCCACGGCCTGGACACGGAGCTGATCGCCCGCTCGGACCGGTACATCCAGTTCGCGCTGGTGGCAGCCAGGGAGGCGCTGGGCGACGCCGGTCTGGACCTCGAGAGGGAGGACCCCTGGCGCATCGGGGTCTCCCTCGGCACCGCCGTCGGCGGCACCACCCGGCTGGAGCACGACTACGTCGCCGTCAGCGGCAGCGGCTCGCGCTGGGACGTCGACCACCGGCCGGCGGGCGCCCACCTCGAGCGGGCGTTCGCACCCAGCACCCTCGCCTCCGCGGTCGCGGAGGAGGTCGGCGCGCACGGGCCGGTGCAGACGGTCTCGACGGGCTGCACCTCCGGCCTCGACGCCATCGGATACGCCTTCCACTCCGTCGAGGAGGGCCGGGTCGACATCTGTGTCGCCGGCGCCTCCGACACGCCGATCACCCCCATCACGGTGGCCTGCTTCGACGCGATCAAGGCGACCTCGGCGAACAACGACGACCCGGAGCACGCCTCCCGGCCGTTCGACGCCCGCAGGGACGGCTTCGTGATGGGTGAGGGCGGCGCCGTCCTCATCCTCGAGGAACTGGAGCACGCCCGAGCCCGTGGGGCGACCGTCTACTGCGAGATATCGGGCTACGCCACCTTCGGCAACGCCTACCACATGACCGGGCTGACCACGGAGGGACTGGAGATGGCCGAGGCCATCAACACCGCCCTCGCGCACGCCCGGCTCGACGGTTCGCAGGTCGACTACGTCAACGCGCACGGTTCGGGCACGAAGCAGAACGACCGGCACGAGACGGCGGCGGTGAAGCGGGCTCTCGGCGCGCACGCGTACAAGGTCCCGATGAGCTCGATCAAGTCGATGGTCGGCCACTCCCTCGGCGCCATCGGAGCGATCGAGATCGCGGCGTGCGTCCTGGCCCTCAAGCACCAGACGGTGCCGCCGACGGCCAACTACGAGACCGCGGACCCCGAGTGCGATCTCGACTACGTACCCCGCACCGCACGGCCCCTCAAGCTGCGCAGCGTGCTCTCGGTCGGTAGCGGCTTCGGCGGGTTCCAGTCCGCCGTCGCCCTGACCCGATCAGGCGGGAGGACCCCATGA
- a CDS encoding cupin domain-containing protein: MTTHRPRIVDLSETQPNRRRGGDLRALLTPTAVGATSGFMGLAIVAPGDRIGEHYHPYSEEFVYVVDGLLEVDLDGESHPMRPDQGLLIPPHVRHRFRNVGDVEARMVFHLGPLAPRPELGHVDTEVTETASSGDGYAPPERTGAAS, translated from the coding sequence ATGACCACCCACCGGCCTCGCATCGTGGACCTCAGCGAGACTCAGCCCAACCGCAGGCGCGGAGGCGACCTGCGCGCCCTGCTCACCCCCACAGCGGTGGGCGCCACCAGCGGTTTCATGGGCCTGGCCATCGTCGCCCCCGGTGACCGCATCGGCGAGCACTACCACCCGTACTCCGAGGAATTCGTGTACGTCGTGGACGGGCTCCTCGAAGTGGACCTGGACGGTGAGTCGCATCCGATGCGGCCCGACCAGGGTCTGCTGATCCCGCCGCACGTCCGCCACCGCTTCCGCAACGTCGGTGACGTGGAGGCGCGCATGGTCTTCCACCTCGGCCCGCTCGCCCCGCGCCCCGAACTCGGTCACGTGGACACCGAAGTCACGGAGACCGCGTCCTCCGGTGACGGCTACGCGCCGCCAGAACGAACGGGGGCGGCCTCATGA
- a CDS encoding SchA/CurD-like domain-containing protein has product MTTLSERISQSAFDGSRLRVILLLDLHDGAQNQFLEAYEHMRNQVASIPGHISDQLCQSIENPSQWLITSEWESAPPFLAWVNSEEHVATVQPLHSCVRDTRSLRFSVLRETGVAFEGTPEPAKGNLQSAPRLGDGVVRHALTFTVKPGTEEMVAKILSDYDSPQARVDENTRLRRTSLFMHGNRVVRAVEVEGDLMAALRHVSRQPEVRSVEEAINPYLEQDRDLSDPDSARMFFTRAALPTVHHVTAGRHAAGDVKRHSLFYQAKEGCGMALARLLAGQDEEAANEASSPIESSTIFQRDDIVVRLLEVSGPLDARPAHALGIGGHRKAAMLGRLLDGGANGLPTTDAEAARFLAQAEMNLITDRRATET; this is encoded by the coding sequence ATGACAACCCTCTCGGAACGGATATCTCAGTCCGCCTTCGACGGTTCGAGGCTCCGGGTCATACTGCTGCTGGACCTGCACGACGGCGCCCAGAACCAGTTCCTCGAGGCGTACGAGCACATGCGCAACCAGGTGGCCTCGATCCCCGGGCACATCAGCGACCAGCTGTGCCAGTCCATCGAGAATCCGTCGCAGTGGCTCATCACCAGTGAGTGGGAGAGCGCGCCGCCCTTCCTCGCCTGGGTGAACAGCGAGGAGCACGTCGCCACGGTGCAGCCGCTGCACAGCTGCGTACGTGACACGCGCTCCCTTCGCTTCAGCGTCCTGCGGGAGACCGGCGTCGCGTTCGAGGGGACGCCCGAGCCCGCCAAGGGCAATCTCCAGTCCGCCCCGCGGCTGGGCGACGGCGTCGTCCGTCACGCGCTCACCTTCACGGTGAAGCCGGGCACGGAGGAGATGGTCGCGAAGATCCTCTCCGACTACGACTCCCCGCAGGCCCGTGTCGACGAGAACACCCGGCTGCGCCGTACCTCGCTCTTCATGCACGGGAACCGTGTCGTGCGAGCCGTCGAGGTCGAGGGCGACCTCATGGCGGCCCTGCGCCACGTCTCCCGTCAGCCGGAGGTCAGGTCCGTCGAGGAGGCCATCAACCCGTACCTGGAGCAGGACCGCGACCTCAGCGACCCCGACTCCGCACGGATGTTCTTCACCCGGGCGGCGCTCCCGACCGTCCACCACGTGACGGCGGGGCGTCATGCCGCCGGTGACGTGAAGCGGCACTCGCTCTTCTACCAGGCCAAGGAAGGCTGCGGCATGGCCCTGGCCCGGCTGCTCGCCGGCCAGGACGAGGAAGCGGCGAACGAGGCGTCGAGCCCGATCGAGAGCAGCACGATCTTCCAGCGCGACGACATCGTGGTCCGGCTCCTCGAAGTGAGCGGCCCGCTCGACGCGAGGCCCGCGCACGCGCTCGGCATCGGCGGCCACCGCAAGGCGGCCATGCTCGGCCGGCTGCTCGACGGCGGTGCGAACGGTCTGCCGACGACCGACGCGGAAGCCGCGCGCTTCCTCGCGCAGGCCGAGATGAATCTGATCACCGACCGTCGGGCCACCGAGACCTGA
- a CDS encoding FAD-dependent oxidoreductase, translating to MNENVDLRVPVLIVGGSLVGLSTSLFLSRLGVRHLLVEKHSGTSTHPRGRGNNVRTMEVFRAAGAEQLIRDAASVLAENHGILQAGSLTGDDQEWLFKEIDPGGGLARFSPSGWCLCSQNDLEPVLVDHARALGSELRFSTELLSFEQDADGVTAVVKDRETGQHTTVRADYLVAADGPRSPVRERLGIGQTGPGDLFHNVSITFRSRRLASVVGDRRFIVCYLTAPEADGALLPVDNEEKWVFHAPWQPDRGETLEDFTDERCAEHIRRAVGAPDLDVEITGKAPWHAAERVAERYGSGRVFLAGDSAHEMSPTGAFGSNTGIQDAHNLAWKLAAVLDEVAGPGLLGTYEAERLPVAQATSARASARSGEHSHPGFAGAPGPGGGRKGGMLTVALGYRYVRGAVLDVDPGLPVVPEGMGLTGEPGTRAPHMWLGRDGGRLSTLDLYEKSFVVLSDARYPEWRTAAEAVAKRLSIPLDAFGIGSGPGADLRPEDGGDWAASHGTSAEGAVLVRPDGFVAWRSEGAAADPEATLYEVMLTLLHRG from the coding sequence ATGAACGAGAACGTCGACCTACGCGTACCGGTCCTCATCGTGGGCGGCTCCCTGGTGGGCCTGTCCACGTCCCTCTTCCTGAGCCGGCTCGGCGTCCGCCACCTGCTGGTGGAGAAGCACAGCGGCACCTCGACCCACCCGAGGGGGCGTGGCAACAACGTCCGCACGATGGAGGTGTTCCGGGCAGCGGGCGCGGAGCAGCTGATCCGGGACGCCGCATCCGTGCTGGCGGAGAACCACGGCATCCTCCAGGCCGGGTCGCTCACCGGCGACGACCAGGAGTGGCTGTTCAAGGAGATCGACCCGGGCGGTGGGCTCGCCAGGTTCAGCCCGAGCGGCTGGTGCCTGTGCAGCCAGAACGACCTGGAGCCCGTGCTCGTGGACCATGCCCGCGCTCTGGGCAGCGAGCTGCGGTTCTCCACGGAGCTGCTCAGCTTCGAGCAGGACGCGGACGGGGTCACCGCCGTGGTGAAGGACCGGGAGACCGGGCAGCACACCACGGTGCGCGCCGACTACCTCGTCGCCGCCGACGGGCCGCGCAGTCCGGTCCGGGAGCGGCTGGGCATCGGCCAGACGGGGCCGGGTGACCTCTTCCACAACGTGAGCATCACCTTCCGCTCCCGGCGGCTCGCCTCCGTGGTGGGTGACCGGCGCTTCATCGTCTGCTACCTGACGGCCCCGGAGGCGGACGGGGCGCTGCTGCCGGTGGACAACGAGGAGAAGTGGGTGTTCCACGCCCCGTGGCAGCCCGACCGGGGCGAGACCCTGGAGGACTTCACCGACGAGCGGTGCGCGGAACACATCCGCAGGGCGGTCGGGGCACCGGACCTGGACGTCGAGATCACGGGCAAGGCTCCGTGGCACGCGGCGGAGCGGGTGGCCGAACGGTACGGTTCCGGACGGGTCTTCCTGGCCGGGGACTCGGCGCACGAGATGTCCCCCACCGGGGCGTTCGGTTCCAACACCGGGATCCAGGACGCGCACAACCTGGCGTGGAAGCTGGCCGCCGTGCTCGACGAGGTGGCGGGACCGGGGCTTCTGGGGACCTACGAGGCGGAACGGCTGCCGGTGGCGCAGGCCACGAGTGCGCGCGCGTCGGCCCGTTCGGGAGAGCACAGCCACCCGGGATTCGCCGGTGCGCCCGGCCCGGGCGGCGGCCGCAAGGGTGGCATGCTCACGGTCGCACTCGGCTACCGCTATGTGCGGGGTGCCGTCCTGGACGTCGACCCGGGTCTTCCGGTGGTCCCGGAGGGCATGGGCCTGACGGGTGAACCCGGCACCCGGGCACCGCACATGTGGCTCGGGCGGGACGGCGGGCGACTGTCGACGCTGGACCTGTACGAGAAGTCGTTCGTGGTGCTGAGCGACGCCCGGTATCCGGAGTGGCGTACGGCGGCGGAGGCGGTGGCGAAGCGCCTGTCGATCCCCTTGGACGCGTTCGGGATCGGTTCCGGCCCCGGCGCGGACCTCCGGCCCGAGGACGGAGGCGACTGGGCGGCCTCGCACGGCACGTCCGCCGAGGGTGCCGTGCTGGTGCGCCCCGACGGATTCGTGGCCTGGCGCTCCGAGGGCGCGGCCGCGGACCCGGAGGCCACGCTGTACGAGGTCATGCTGACCCTGCTCCACCGCGGCTGA